One segment of Cetobacterium sp. NK01 DNA contains the following:
- a CDS encoding alpha/beta fold hydrolase, with protein MKKNIILIHGAGVGGWVFRDIEKILKLYGNNVYAPNLSAIGDRKQLIENKTTLTTYAKEIEALILKNNLYDVYLIGHSFGGAVVSAVVELIPERIKYQIYIDSFFLENNESILTLFGEKRENELYDICKNEGEGKYLPKRLFGKEHPLIKDMPFSPYMEKVKFKGKGKKIPGAYIDCLDSSGFEHLERPKRIMKSRVEDRKWKYVTLDSDHIPMTKSPAREKLIEVLIDLIKNS; from the coding sequence ATGAAAAAAAATATAATTTTAATACATGGAGCAGGGGTAGGGGGATGGGTATTTAGAGATATAGAAAAAATTTTAAAACTGTATGGTAATAATGTTTACGCTCCAAATTTATCAGCAATAGGGGATCGGAAACAATTAATAGAAAATAAAACAACATTAACTACCTATGCCAAAGAGATAGAGGCTTTGATATTAAAGAATAATTTATATGATGTTTATTTAATAGGGCATTCTTTTGGAGGAGCTGTAGTTTCAGCTGTAGTTGAATTGATTCCAGAAAGAATAAAATACCAAATATATATTGATAGTTTTTTCTTAGAAAATAATGAGAGCATTTTAACTTTATTTGGAGAAAAGAGAGAAAATGAATTATATGATATTTGTAAAAATGAAGGAGAGGGAAAATATCTACCTAAAAGATTATTTGGAAAAGAACATCCATTAATAAAAGATATGCCTTTTAGTCCATATATGGAAAAGGTAAAATTTAAAGGGAAAGGGAAAAAAATACCAGGAGCTTATATAGATTGCTTAGATAGTAGTGGTTTTGAGCATTTAGAAAGACCAAAAAGAATAATGAAATCAAGGGTTGAAGATAGAAAATGGAAGTATGTGACATTAGATTCAGATCATATTCCAATGACAAAATCTCCAGCTAGAGAAAAGTTAATAGAAGTATTAATAGATTTAATAAAAAACAGCTAA
- a CDS encoding AbgT family transporter — protein sequence MEAELKKNELQNKSFIDKFLNIIEKGGNALPHPATLFAILAVVVVVISGIGGALGWSVDFVGINSKTMKTEEMVISTKSLMTKEGVNYIFTSMVKNFTGFAPLGTVLVAIIGIGIAERSGLMAAILKKVALSTPKKLVTVMVIFLGIMSNVASDAGYVVLPPLAALIFLSFGRHPIAGLAAAFAGVSGGFSANLLIGTIDPLLGGISTEAAKILDPTYEVLPTANWYFMMASTFVIAFLGTLINDKIVEPRLGKYTGDEAIDFQEVTTEEKKALRAAGMATVIMLVLLVPIYFALGKNFLGSGLVPIIVIFFALPGLAYGKSIGTIKNDSDVMGMLTKSMQGMAGYIVLVFFAAQFIAYFGYTNLGTILAVKGADFLETAGIGGIPLVIGFILIVGFLNLFMGSASAKWAILAPVFIPMLMRIGYSPEFTQLAYRIGDSSTNIISPLMSYFAMIIVFMQKYDKKASLGTLISVMLPYSITFLIGWSIFLAAWMLSGLPIGPEVQILLKGM from the coding sequence ATGGAAGCTGAATTAAAAAAGAACGAACTTCAAAACAAGAGTTTTATAGACAAATTCTTGAATATAATTGAAAAGGGAGGAAACGCTCTACCACATCCAGCAACACTTTTTGCAATACTTGCTGTAGTAGTAGTAGTAATATCAGGTATAGGTGGAGCCTTAGGTTGGTCAGTTGATTTTGTTGGAATTAATAGTAAAACAATGAAAACAGAAGAGATGGTTATATCAACTAAATCTTTAATGACAAAAGAGGGAGTAAATTATATTTTTACTTCAATGGTTAAAAACTTTACTGGATTTGCACCATTAGGAACAGTATTAGTTGCTATAATAGGTATAGGAATAGCTGAAAGGTCTGGATTAATGGCAGCGATTCTAAAAAAAGTAGCATTATCAACACCTAAAAAGTTAGTAACAGTTATGGTTATATTTTTAGGAATTATGTCAAATGTGGCTTCTGATGCAGGGTATGTTGTTTTACCACCACTTGCAGCATTAATTTTCTTATCTTTTGGAAGACATCCAATTGCAGGATTAGCTGCGGCTTTTGCAGGAGTATCTGGAGGATTCTCAGCAAATTTATTGATAGGAACAATTGATCCACTTTTAGGTGGAATCTCAACAGAGGCAGCAAAAATATTAGATCCAACATATGAGGTATTACCAACAGCAAACTGGTACTTTATGATGGCATCAACATTTGTAATTGCATTTTTAGGAACTTTAATAAATGATAAGATAGTAGAGCCAAGATTAGGAAAATATACTGGTGATGAAGCGATTGATTTCCAAGAAGTAACAACAGAGGAGAAAAAGGCTTTAAGAGCTGCAGGAATGGCGACAGTAATAATGCTAGTTTTATTAGTACCTATTTATTTTGCATTAGGTAAAAATTTCTTAGGAAGTGGACTAGTACCAATAATTGTTATTTTCTTTGCTCTTCCAGGATTAGCATATGGAAAATCTATAGGAACAATAAAAAATGATTCTGATGTAATGGGAATGTTAACAAAATCAATGCAAGGAATGGCGGGATATATTGTTTTAGTTTTCTTTGCTGCTCAATTCATAGCCTACTTTGGGTATACAAATTTAGGTACAATATTAGCAGTAAAAGGAGCAGACTTCTTAGAAACAGCTGGAATTGGTGGAATTCCATTAGTAATTGGATTTATTTTAATAGTAGGTTTCTTAAATCTATTTATGGGATCAGCCTCAGCTAAATGGGCTATATTAGCGCCAGTATTTATACCAATGTTAATGAGAATAGGTTATTCACCAGAGTTTACTCAATTAGCTTATAGAATAGGAGATTCAAGTACAAATATAATCTCTCCATTAATGTCATACTTTGCCATGATAATTGTATTTATGCAAAAATATGATAAAAAAGCTTCTTTAGGAACTCTTATATCAGTAATGCTTCCTTACTCAATAACATTCTTAATTGGATGGTCAATTTTCTTAGCAGCTTGGATGTTAAGCGGATTACCAATTGGACCAGAGGTACAAATATTATTAAAAGGAATGTAA